From a region of the Mobula hypostoma chromosome 6, sMobHyp1.1, whole genome shotgun sequence genome:
- the psmg1 gene encoding proteasome assembly chaperone 1 isoform X1, translating to MATFFGEIVSVFSRAVDEEDEDEDEEIRNELAGRRDISIQWSPESRTSTEDTASQSIPCSTFLVAVGENAVGFLNSFVQCSGSWEIIGAVRLWNERITRKDPVDKQFPSDSSCLLYRLTSNPTILTCHCNCYVAEDQLFQWAEKVFENVQKRSLNVIVLSCSSVTEYKSSKSIPSIPVPFLRALKTRALQETPHCQLLEQPNVISGLPAAVLTYCQAREIPAVLYHCYSDITTLDTLTIEAFKPVLACRSLNTLVKDNSRSAEILKQLVDANKIQSNLYT from the exons ATGGCCACGTTTTTCGGGGAGATTGTATCCGTCTTCTCCCGGGCGGTGGACGAGGAGGACGAAGATGAGGATGAGGAGATCAGAAATGAGTTGGCGGGGCGCAG AGATATTTCCATCCAGTGGAGTCCGGAGAGCAGGACGTCGACTGAAGACACGGCCAGCCAGAGTATCCCTTGCTCAACTTTTCTGGTTGCTGTTGGAGAGAATGCTGTTG GGTTTCTGAACTCATTCGTGCAGTGCAGTGGGAGTTGGGAGATCATCGGAGCTGTTAGATTATGGAATGAGCGAATTACGAGAAAAGATCCTGTGGATAAGCAGTTTCCATCAGATTCCTCATGCCTTCTCTACCGACTGACGTCCAACCCAACA ATTCTGACTTGCCATTGCAACTGCTATGTGGCTGAGGATCAGCTTTTCCAGTGGGCTGAGAAG GTTTTCGAAAATGTCCAGAAAAGGAGCCTAAATGTCATAGTTCTGTCATGTTCATCTGTTACTGAATATAAATCATCCAAGTCCATTCCGAGCATCCCTGTACCATTTCTTCGAGCCCTGAAGACAAGAGCACTGCAGGAGACTCCCCACTGCCAGTTACTAGAACAGCCCAACGTCATCTCTGGGCTCCCAGCAGCAG TTCTGACCTACTGTCAGGCTCGAGAGATTCCTGCTGTACTCTACCATTGCTATAGTGATATTACAACATTAGATACTTTGACAATAGAAGCCTTTAAGCCAGTGCTTGCCTGTAGGAGCTTGAATACTTTGGTAAAG GATAACTCCCGAAGTGCGGAAATACTGAAACAGCTAGTAGATGCCAACAAGATCCAGAGCAACCTGTATACATGA
- the psmg1 gene encoding proteasome assembly chaperone 1 isoform X2, with the protein MATFFGEIVSVFSRAVDEEDEDEDEEIRNELAGRRDISIQWSPESRTSTEDTASQSIPCSTFLVAVGENAVGFLNSFVQCSGSWEIIGAVRLWNERITRKDPVDKQFPSDSSCLLYRLTSNPTILTCHCNCYVAEDQLFQWAEKVFENVQKRSLNVIVLSCSSVTEYKSSKSIPSIPVPFLRALKTRALQETPHCQLLEQPNVISGLPAAVLTYCQAREIPAVLYHCYSDITTLDTLTIEAFKPVLACRSLNTLVKECTEVEEGRNMCGY; encoded by the exons ATGGCCACGTTTTTCGGGGAGATTGTATCCGTCTTCTCCCGGGCGGTGGACGAGGAGGACGAAGATGAGGATGAGGAGATCAGAAATGAGTTGGCGGGGCGCAG AGATATTTCCATCCAGTGGAGTCCGGAGAGCAGGACGTCGACTGAAGACACGGCCAGCCAGAGTATCCCTTGCTCAACTTTTCTGGTTGCTGTTGGAGAGAATGCTGTTG GGTTTCTGAACTCATTCGTGCAGTGCAGTGGGAGTTGGGAGATCATCGGAGCTGTTAGATTATGGAATGAGCGAATTACGAGAAAAGATCCTGTGGATAAGCAGTTTCCATCAGATTCCTCATGCCTTCTCTACCGACTGACGTCCAACCCAACA ATTCTGACTTGCCATTGCAACTGCTATGTGGCTGAGGATCAGCTTTTCCAGTGGGCTGAGAAG GTTTTCGAAAATGTCCAGAAAAGGAGCCTAAATGTCATAGTTCTGTCATGTTCATCTGTTACTGAATATAAATCATCCAAGTCCATTCCGAGCATCCCTGTACCATTTCTTCGAGCCCTGAAGACAAGAGCACTGCAGGAGACTCCCCACTGCCAGTTACTAGAACAGCCCAACGTCATCTCTGGGCTCCCAGCAGCAG TTCTGACCTACTGTCAGGCTCGAGAGATTCCTGCTGTACTCTACCATTGCTATAGTGATATTACAACATTAGATACTTTGACAATAGAAGCCTTTAAGCCAGTGCTTGCCTGTAGGAGCTTGAATACTTTGGTAAAG